One window from the genome of Serinibacter salmoneus encodes:
- a CDS encoding S-layer homology domain-containing protein: protein MKPPHALLHSHRAPRAVAAAAALAALAAPALTAPALAAPAAPASATGTTDGEDWTVTTVPGGYEVTLELDAPVEVRASLPSLTVDGEEIGAATESLDGTTLTVLTTDPSVLEASSVEAGWVGEVPDGEAPSALPAELVDLAEGTMTELDADPSEVGPYAVERYDYDLGDEYFELRTFDRLGEARAAVFMPDASATGELPVVLFLHGRHTACSGGTRNPLAWPCNDDQTDIPSYLGYNEAAEVLASQGYAVVSISANAINSLDGSLADDTGAAARGQLVLDHLELLREANAGSAPEGISESLTGRLDLSNVGLMGHSRGGEGIMRAAVMNAELEEPFGINGVLPLAPTDYTRITVPGIPTAVILPYCDGDVEDQMGQKFINDSRYAYDDDVLRSSVLVMGMNHNFFNTYWTPGLYDIATSDDWRFMDRQQTSPICGENAETRVDAATQYSFGTAYMAGFFRLTLGGDEEFLPMFDGSDAVPASAGDVVVDVSATQPASTRLDLATFATTTDRVQVSGAGTFAFCENLSPVDVPSSKPYCVETLNFAQAPDWSTLGGNGKAGSVPSTPALHFTYEEPGSREVAAELAVTLTGGTDLSDYESLSFRVSPDEFVVGSTELDVELLDGAGGSAEVSAEEFGAALEVLPGLEYPLRKVLLQQLTIPLTEFEGVDLTDVRQVRFNAPQESGGVLLSDLAALAPATVGTPEISARPLVTVPEVRVEEGSGVGSVEVPLVLSAPAEETSEAYLTVLGSATGSVGNLMEKVTFAPGEQCVAVEVPLVGNTTTSSATTATFVTNASNTQTGVTIGDSFGAIIVREDDAVVSGEEELTLADPVGVQGDACAEAMATTGELTAHPATTTPGSPVTVTASGFRTGEAVTITLDGVEVATVVSADGSVEAEVILAEDASYGAHALLATGAGSGYSAAGEVTVGSPFVDVSVENMFFTEIAWLAEQGISTGWSTPQGQEYRPLQPIARDAMAAFLYRMAEVEDYTPPTTSPFADVATSNQFYTEIAWLAEQGISTGWSTPQGQEYRPLQPIARDAMAAFLYRMAEVEDYTPPTTSPFADVATGNQFYTEIAWMQTTGISTGWEGNNGTSLYRPLTDVARDAMAAFLYRYDHLED from the coding sequence GTGAAACCCCCGCACGCTTTGCTCCACTCCCATCGCGCTCCCCGCGCCGTCGCGGCCGCCGCCGCGCTGGCGGCCCTGGCCGCGCCGGCCTTGACGGCGCCGGCGCTCGCCGCCCCCGCCGCCCCCGCCTCCGCCACGGGCACCACGGACGGGGAGGACTGGACCGTCACCACCGTTCCCGGCGGCTACGAGGTCACCCTGGAACTGGACGCCCCGGTGGAGGTTCGTGCCTCCCTGCCCAGCCTGACCGTGGACGGCGAGGAGATCGGCGCCGCCACCGAGTCGCTCGACGGCACCACCCTGACCGTTCTCACCACGGACCCGAGCGTGCTCGAGGCCTCCTCGGTGGAGGCCGGGTGGGTGGGTGAGGTGCCCGACGGCGAGGCCCCCTCCGCGCTCCCGGCCGAGTTGGTCGACTTGGCCGAGGGCACGATGACCGAACTGGACGCCGACCCGTCCGAGGTCGGCCCCTACGCCGTCGAGCGCTACGACTACGACCTGGGGGACGAGTACTTCGAGCTGCGCACCTTCGACCGCCTGGGCGAGGCGCGCGCCGCGGTGTTCATGCCCGATGCGAGCGCGACCGGTGAACTGCCGGTGGTGCTGTTCCTGCACGGCCGGCACACCGCCTGCTCGGGCGGCACCCGCAACCCGCTGGCGTGGCCGTGCAACGACGACCAGACCGACATCCCCTCCTACCTGGGCTACAACGAGGCCGCCGAGGTGCTGGCCTCCCAGGGCTACGCCGTCGTGTCCATCTCGGCGAACGCCATCAACTCCCTGGACGGTTCGCTCGCCGACGACACCGGAGCCGCCGCCCGTGGCCAGCTCGTGCTGGACCACCTGGAGCTGCTGCGCGAGGCGAATGCGGGTAGCGCCCCCGAGGGGATCAGCGAGTCCCTCACGGGTCGTCTCGACCTGAGCAACGTGGGCCTGATGGGCCACTCCCGCGGCGGCGAGGGCATCATGCGCGCCGCGGTGATGAACGCCGAGCTCGAGGAGCCGTTCGGGATCAACGGCGTGCTGCCGCTGGCCCCGACCGACTACACGCGCATCACGGTGCCCGGGATCCCGACCGCGGTGATCCTGCCCTACTGCGACGGCGACGTCGAGGACCAGATGGGGCAGAAGTTCATCAACGACTCCCGCTACGCCTACGACGACGACGTGCTGCGTTCCTCGGTGCTGGTGATGGGGATGAACCACAACTTCTTCAACACCTACTGGACCCCGGGGCTGTACGACATCGCCACCAGCGACGACTGGCGCTTCATGGACCGCCAGCAGACCTCCCCGATCTGCGGCGAGAACGCCGAGACGCGGGTGGACGCGGCCACCCAGTACTCCTTCGGTACCGCCTACATGGCCGGGTTCTTCCGCCTGACCCTGGGCGGGGACGAGGAGTTCCTGCCGATGTTCGACGGCTCCGACGCCGTCCCGGCCTCCGCCGGCGACGTGGTCGTGGACGTCAGCGCCACCCAGCCCGCCTCCACCCGCCTGGACCTGGCGACCTTCGCCACCACCACCGACCGCGTACAGGTCAGCGGCGCCGGCACCTTCGCGTTCTGCGAGAACCTCTCCCCGGTGGACGTCCCGAGCTCCAAGCCGTACTGCGTCGAGACCCTGAACTTCGCGCAGGCCCCGGACTGGAGCACCCTGGGCGGCAACGGCAAGGCGGGCTCCGTGCCCTCCACCCCCGCGCTGCACTTCACCTACGAGGAGCCGGGATCGCGTGAGGTCGCCGCCGAGCTGGCCGTCACGCTCACCGGTGGCACCGACCTGAGCGACTACGAGTCGCTGTCCTTCCGGGTCAGCCCCGATGAGTTCGTCGTCGGGAGCACCGAGCTGGACGTGGAGCTGCTGGACGGCGCCGGCGGTTCGGCCGAGGTCTCCGCCGAGGAGTTCGGCGCGGCGCTGGAGGTCCTGCCGGGCCTGGAGTACCCGCTGCGCAAGGTCCTGCTGCAGCAGCTGACGATCCCGCTGACCGAGTTCGAGGGCGTCGACCTGACGGACGTGCGTCAGGTGCGCTTCAACGCCCCGCAGGAGTCCGGGGGCGTGCTGCTCTCGGACCTGGCGGCGCTCGCGCCCGCCACGGTGGGCACCCCCGAGATCTCCGCGCGCCCGCTGGTGACGGTGCCGGAGGTGCGGGTCGAGGAGGGTTCCGGCGTCGGGAGCGTGGAGGTGCCGCTGGTGCTCTCCGCCCCCGCCGAGGAGACCTCCGAGGCCTACCTCACGGTGCTCGGATCGGCGACCGGTTCGGTCGGCAACCTCATGGAGAAGGTGACCTTCGCCCCGGGTGAGCAGTGCGTCGCGGTCGAGGTGCCGCTGGTGGGCAACACGACCACCAGTTCGGCCACGACGGCCACGTTCGTCACGAACGCCTCCAACACCCAGACCGGTGTCACGATCGGCGACTCCTTCGGCGCGATCATCGTGCGGGAGGACGACGCCGTGGTCAGCGGCGAGGAGGAGCTGACGCTGGCCGATCCGGTCGGCGTGCAGGGTGACGCCTGCGCCGAGGCGATGGCGACCACGGGTGAGCTCACGGCCCACCCGGCCACCACCACCCCGGGCTCCCCGGTCACCGTGACGGCGTCGGGCTTCCGCACCGGCGAGGCGGTGACGATCACGCTCGACGGCGTGGAGGTCGCCACGGTCGTGAGCGCCGACGGGTCCGTCGAGGCCGAGGTGATCCTCGCCGAGGACGCCTCCTACGGGGCGCACGCGCTGCTGGCCACCGGTGCCGGCTCGGGCTACAGCGCCGCGGGTGAGGTCACCGTCGGTTCGCCGTTCGTGGATGTGTCGGTGGAGAACATGTTCTTCACCGAGATCGCCTGGCTGGCCGAGCAGGGCATCTCCACCGGCTGGAGCACCCCGCAGGGCCAGGAGTACCGACCCCTGCAGCCCATCGCCCGTGACGCCATGGCCGCCTTCCTGTACCGGATGGCCGAGGTGGAGGACTACACACCCCCCACCACCTCACCCTTCGCCGACGTGGCCACGAGCAACCAGTTCTACACCGAGATCGCCTGGCTGGCCGAGCAGGGCATCTCCACCGGCTGGAGCACCCCGCAGGGCCAGGAGTACCGACCCCTGCAGCCCATCGCCCGTGACGCCATGGCCGCCTTCCTGTACCGGATGGCCGAGGTGGAGGACTACACACCCCCCACCACCTCACCCTTCGCCGATGTGGCCACGGGCAACCAGTTCTACACCGAGATCGCCTGGATGCAGACCACCGGCATCTCCACCGGCTGGGAGGGCAACAACGGCACCAGCCTCTACCGGCCCCTGACCGACGTCGCCCGCGACGCCATGGCCGCCTTCCTCTACCGCTACGACCACCTGGAGGACTGA
- a CDS encoding BadF/BadG/BcrA/BcrD ATPase family protein, with the protein MRSMDRRSWHRLAIDVGGSGSRARWQRWGSSCSPRLQGPGMSISQAGLGLAGVVSRVLALALEAAGPVAGEDLREGPTLVVIGATGIVGLGGDLGSVAERVRADLPRSEVLIVSDAVTAAVGALDGHPGAMVAAGTGSVGLGTDMATSWRVVDGWGHLLGDLGGGAWIGRQAMRAVVEAVDGRRMDPVRLREALTAELGEVDSWAAQLYTSDERAGILARAARPVAQLALEGDDLSAAICREAGRELARTLCAAAFPGASRRVTWTGGVVSEGGVTAQALRAEVLRRLPGAEVTRAVGDPLDGAFCLAERIGPRALQSLQERRLGAWFPMPTAAPEPRGLDSVSL; encoded by the coding sequence ATGAGGTCAATGGACCGCAGGTCGTGGCACCGTCTCGCGATCGACGTCGGTGGGTCGGGGAGCCGGGCGCGATGGCAGCGGTGGGGGTCCTCCTGCTCGCCCCGGCTCCAGGGGCCAGGGATGTCGATCTCGCAGGCGGGACTCGGTCTCGCGGGTGTCGTCTCGCGGGTCCTGGCCCTGGCGCTCGAGGCCGCAGGCCCCGTCGCCGGTGAGGACCTGCGTGAGGGGCCGACGCTCGTGGTGATCGGCGCAACCGGGATCGTCGGTCTGGGAGGCGACCTCGGCTCCGTGGCCGAACGGGTGCGGGCGGACCTCCCACGCAGCGAGGTCCTGATCGTCTCCGACGCCGTGACGGCCGCCGTCGGCGCCCTGGACGGACATCCCGGTGCGATGGTCGCGGCCGGGACCGGTTCGGTCGGCCTCGGCACCGACATGGCCACGTCCTGGCGGGTGGTCGACGGTTGGGGGCACCTGCTCGGTGACCTCGGCGGCGGGGCCTGGATCGGCCGCCAGGCGATGCGCGCCGTCGTGGAGGCTGTGGACGGCCGCCGCATGGACCCGGTGCGCCTGCGCGAGGCGCTCACGGCCGAGCTGGGGGAGGTGGATTCCTGGGCGGCGCAGCTCTACACCAGTGACGAACGCGCCGGGATCCTCGCGCGCGCCGCCCGCCCCGTGGCCCAGCTCGCGCTCGAGGGTGACGACCTCAGTGCGGCGATCTGTCGAGAGGCCGGCAGGGAACTGGCTCGCACGCTGTGTGCGGCGGCGTTCCCGGGAGCCTCGCGCCGCGTGACCTGGACGGGCGGTGTCGTCTCCGAGGGCGGCGTGACCGCGCAGGCGCTTCGCGCGGAAGTCCTGCGCCGATTGCCGGGCGCGGAGGTCACGCGGGCCGTGGGCGACCCGCTCGACGGGGCGTTCTGCCTCGCCGAGCGGATCGGCCCCCGAGCCCTGCAGTCACTTCAGGAGCGGCGACTGGGTGCGTGGTTCCCCATGCCCACTGCCGCCCCCGAGCCGCGGGGGCTCGACTCGGTCAGCCTGTGA
- a CDS encoding YihY/virulence factor BrkB family protein, with the protein MLVTVVIVGLVMAVVARRIPWVSHRLSAASSTLLTWAVAILTAVFLEAWSAGALRAVAAAGIAIAGALVAVVVGAWVSEHIAHPLMARARRRREGPGFKEHLLAFADRHPMRIGGINTLALLLRSSFRIGEVRVTGLAAEMSYYGLISLVPLATALGASLGFLRPVLGDEVVDQIRESVVNGLSAVFAEQVAVEILEPLVDGLLAEQRTSFAVGSLLVTLYLASRVFRAAVRALDDAYRVSDRRGLVSQYALGLVFSLGLIVTVVAVLLLVVIGPLLGGGSEIADWFGWGEGFKTAWQVLRWPVVIAVLGAFLTLLYRYAPNVDNVWTQCLPGAIVGTLGVLLVSSGFTLYMRFAVPDTMGTSSADSEMVQAAAQMLGLVLAGVLWLWLCSIAILVGGVLDAELDAQRSGLYTSSAHEEPLPARTGELWLPAARESGPRRLWRPRAGSAAPVEGVAAAAEEAAEPGMVPGESAGVDSDPGVASRPR; encoded by the coding sequence GTGCTCGTCACCGTGGTGATCGTCGGGCTGGTGATGGCCGTGGTCGCCCGCCGCATCCCGTGGGTGAGTCACCGCCTGTCGGCCGCCTCCTCGACCCTGCTGACGTGGGCGGTCGCGATCCTCACCGCCGTGTTCCTGGAGGCGTGGAGCGCCGGGGCGCTGCGAGCCGTAGCCGCGGCGGGCATCGCGATCGCCGGTGCGCTCGTGGCGGTGGTGGTGGGTGCCTGGGTCTCCGAACACATTGCGCACCCGTTGATGGCCAGAGCCCGTCGGCGGCGGGAGGGCCCCGGGTTCAAGGAGCATCTGCTCGCCTTCGCCGATCGGCACCCGATGCGCATCGGTGGCATCAATACCCTTGCTCTTCTCCTGCGCTCGTCCTTCCGCATCGGCGAGGTCCGCGTCACCGGGCTCGCCGCCGAGATGTCCTACTACGGCCTGATCTCCCTGGTGCCGCTGGCCACCGCGCTCGGCGCGAGCCTCGGGTTCCTGCGCCCGGTGCTCGGGGACGAGGTGGTGGACCAGATCCGGGAGTCGGTGGTGAACGGGCTCTCGGCCGTCTTCGCCGAGCAGGTCGCCGTGGAGATCCTCGAGCCGCTGGTCGATGGCCTGCTCGCCGAACAGCGCACGAGCTTCGCCGTCGGCTCGCTGCTCGTCACGCTCTACCTCGCCAGCCGCGTGTTCCGCGCCGCCGTGCGCGCGTTGGACGACGCCTACCGCGTGAGCGATCGGCGCGGCCTGGTCTCGCAGTACGCGCTCGGACTGGTGTTCAGTCTGGGTCTGATCGTCACGGTGGTCGCGGTGCTCCTGCTGGTGGTGATCGGCCCGCTCCTGGGTGGCGGCTCCGAGATCGCGGACTGGTTCGGCTGGGGCGAGGGATTCAAGACCGCATGGCAGGTGCTGCGCTGGCCGGTGGTCATCGCGGTACTGGGTGCCTTCCTCACCCTGCTCTACCGGTACGCGCCGAACGTGGACAACGTCTGGACGCAGTGCCTGCCTGGGGCGATCGTCGGGACACTCGGGGTCCTCCTGGTCTCCAGCGGTTTCACGCTGTACATGCGGTTCGCGGTGCCGGACACGATGGGGACCTCCTCCGCGGACAGCGAGATGGTGCAGGCGGCCGCGCAGATGCTCGGCCTCGTGCTCGCCGGCGTGCTGTGGCTGTGGCTGTGTTCCATCGCGATCCTCGTGGGCGGCGTGCTGGACGCGGAACTCGACGCGCAGCGCAGCGGGCTGTACACCTCATCGGCGCACGAGGAGCCGCTCCCCGCACGCACCGGGGAACTGTGGCTGCCCGCTGCGCGTGAGTCGGGGCCGCGGCGGCTGTGGCGACCGCGTGCGGGCTCCGCCGCGCCCGTCGAGGGCGTGGCGGCTGCCGCTGAGGAGGCGGCGGAGCCGGGGATGGTGCCGGGGGAGTCCGCGGGCGTCGACTCCGACCCCGGCGTGGCTTCCCGTCCACGCTGA
- a CDS encoding N-acetylmuramic acid 6-phosphate etherase, which produces MNVQAGIEATDEAQRCELAALRSPTEERNPRTMAIDLMSASEIVETIATEDHRVAVAVHAAAGRIAALVDAAVQAITGGGKVHYLGAGTSGRIGVLDAVELLPTYGVGTEWFRAHLAGGAAAMLEAVEGAEDDPALGAADLAGLQRQDLVVGLAASGRTPYVRGALEFARRIGATTALVTANPEAELLALADIGVVLDTGPEVITGSTRMKAASAQKMALNMFSTAAMVRLGKTYSNLMVDVRPTNEKLRARALRLLAQACGASPRECAPALQEAQGDLPLALLRTLRDHAGIEPQDLAADRELLRAHGGVVRRALRATGAELRR; this is translated from the coding sequence GTGAACGTTCAGGCCGGAATCGAGGCCACCGACGAGGCGCAGCGGTGCGAACTCGCCGCGCTGCGCTCGCCCACCGAGGAGCGCAACCCGCGCACGATGGCGATCGATCTGATGTCCGCATCCGAGATCGTGGAGACGATTGCGACCGAGGATCACCGGGTAGCCGTCGCGGTGCATGCCGCGGCCGGCCGGATCGCGGCCCTGGTCGACGCCGCCGTGCAGGCCATCACCGGGGGCGGGAAGGTGCACTACCTCGGAGCCGGCACCTCCGGGCGCATCGGGGTGCTCGACGCGGTCGAACTGCTTCCGACCTACGGGGTGGGCACGGAGTGGTTCCGCGCACACCTCGCGGGTGGCGCTGCCGCCATGCTGGAGGCGGTGGAGGGCGCCGAGGACGACCCCGCGCTCGGCGCCGCTGACCTCGCAGGACTGCAGCGCCAGGACCTGGTGGTGGGCCTCGCGGCCTCCGGGCGGACCCCGTACGTGCGCGGTGCGCTGGAGTTCGCGCGCCGCATCGGTGCGACCACCGCCCTGGTCACGGCCAACCCCGAGGCTGAACTCCTCGCTCTGGCCGACATCGGTGTGGTCCTGGACACCGGCCCGGAGGTGATCACCGGGTCGACCCGCATGAAGGCGGCATCCGCACAGAAGATGGCGCTCAATATGTTCTCGACTGCCGCGATGGTGCGCCTCGGCAAGACCTACTCCAATCTCATGGTGGACGTCCGCCCGACGAACGAGAAGTTGCGCGCTCGCGCCTTGCGTCTGCTCGCCCAGGCCTGCGGAGCCAGCCCCCGGGAGTGCGCTCCCGCGCTGCAGGAGGCGCAGGGGGACCTGCCGCTCGCCCTCCTGCGGACGCTGCGGGACCATGCCGGCATCGAGCCCCAGGACCTCGCCGCGGATCGTGAGCTGCTGCGTGCGCACGGCGGCGTCGTCCGTCGGGCGCTGCGTGCCACGGGTGCGGAGCTGCGGCGATGA
- the putP gene encoding sodium/proline symporter PutP, giving the protein MSDQGFQIAAVVVYFALMLGIGYYAYRKTASDLGGYMLGSRGLRPSVAALSASASDMSGWLLLGLPGAIYAAGLIEAWIAIGLIIGAWLNWTYVAPRLRAYSEISDNAITIPSFFAKRIKGNVRPLRISAAIVILAFFTFYVSSGMVAAGKFFVSSFGWNYLAGMGLVAVITLAYTLFGGFLGATLTDVAQGLLMFAALIAVPIVAVVQMGGITETANAITAVNPEAFNLFAGISEDGALLWTIGLISTAAWGLGYFGQPHIIVRFMALRTPAEAKVGKRIAISWMALTAAGAIATALIGIGYFAQNPDASLADPETVFLVLSQVFFHPFVAGLVLAAVLAAIMSTMSSQLVVCSSALVEDLYNMVGKRSSDRAQLILGRVGVLAVAVVAALLALDQNAAVLDLVAFAWAGFGAAFGPIVLLSLYWKKLTAEGAMAGLVTGAIVVGVWGNVPALTGAMYEIVPGFLLNLLVAVVVSRMTAPENPGVEQEFDEMVEEVTG; this is encoded by the coding sequence ATGTCCGACCAGGGGTTCCAGATCGCCGCCGTAGTGGTCTACTTCGCGCTGATGCTCGGCATCGGCTACTACGCCTACCGCAAGACCGCCAGTGACCTCGGCGGCTACATGCTCGGCAGCCGGGGGCTGCGGCCGAGCGTCGCCGCCCTCTCCGCCAGCGCCTCCGACATGTCCGGGTGGCTGCTGCTCGGCCTCCCGGGCGCCATCTACGCCGCCGGCCTGATCGAGGCATGGATCGCCATCGGCCTGATCATCGGCGCGTGGCTCAACTGGACGTACGTGGCGCCCAGGTTGCGGGCCTACTCCGAGATCTCCGACAACGCCATCACGATCCCGAGCTTCTTCGCCAAGCGCATCAAGGGGAATGTGCGGCCGCTGCGGATCTCCGCCGCGATCGTGATCCTCGCGTTCTTCACCTTCTACGTCTCCTCCGGGATGGTGGCGGCCGGGAAGTTCTTCGTCAGTTCCTTCGGGTGGAACTACCTGGCCGGGATGGGGCTGGTGGCGGTCATCACGCTCGCCTACACCCTCTTCGGCGGGTTCCTCGGCGCCACCCTGACCGATGTGGCGCAGGGCCTGTTGATGTTCGCGGCGCTGATCGCGGTGCCGATCGTGGCCGTGGTCCAGATGGGCGGCATCACCGAGACGGCGAACGCCATCACCGCGGTGAACCCGGAGGCGTTCAACCTGTTCGCGGGGATCAGCGAGGACGGCGCCCTGCTGTGGACGATCGGTCTGATCTCCACCGCCGCGTGGGGCCTGGGCTACTTCGGTCAGCCGCACATCATCGTGCGCTTCATGGCGCTGCGCACCCCGGCGGAGGCCAAGGTGGGCAAGCGGATCGCCATCAGCTGGATGGCGCTGACCGCCGCCGGCGCGATCGCCACCGCATTGATCGGCATCGGCTACTTCGCGCAGAACCCGGACGCCAGCCTGGCCGATCCGGAGACGGTGTTCCTGGTGCTGAGCCAGGTGTTCTTCCACCCGTTCGTGGCCGGCCTGGTCCTGGCCGCGGTGCTGGCGGCGATCATGTCGACGATGTCCTCCCAGCTCGTGGTGTGCTCCTCCGCGCTCGTGGAGGACCTGTACAACATGGTCGGCAAGCGCTCCTCCGACCGCGCCCAGCTGATCCTGGGCCGCGTGGGTGTGCTCGCGGTGGCGGTCGTGGCCGCCCTGCTCGCCCTGGACCAGAACGCCGCGGTGCTGGACCTGGTGGCGTTCGCGTGGGCCGGCTTCGGTGCCGCGTTCGGACCGATCGTGTTGCTGTCGCTGTACTGGAAGAAGCTGACCGCCGAGGGCGCGATGGCCGGTCTGGTGACCGGTGCGATCGTGGTGGGCGTGTGGGGCAACGTGCCCGCGCTGACCGGCGCGATGTACGAGATCGTGCCCGGGTTCCTGCTCAACCTGCTGGTGGCCGTGGTGGTCAGCCGGATGACCGCACCGGAGAACCCGGGCGTGGAGCAGGAGTTCGACGAGATGGTCGAGGAGGTCACAGGCTGA
- a CDS encoding Re/Si-specific NAD(P)(+) transhydrogenase subunit alpha — translation MNIGVPRQPDGAGPTVSATPTTVIALIKLGYEVLVESGAGQRATFPDAAYEAAGATIGTAEQAWGADIVALVHTPGVEEIARLSPGATLIAPLAPAQRGDLLEALAQRRITALALDAVPRISRAQALDILSTQSNIAGYRAVIEAAEAYGGMFAGQVTAAGKTAPATVFVIGAGVAGLAAIGAAASLGATVRAFDVRPEAAEQIASMGGEPVIAPQAQQEIAADGYAKPLTAQQQAAAMDVYAVETAAADVVITTALVRGTAPTTITEAMVQAMRPGSVVVDLAASGGGNCEATVPGERITTPGGVVVIGERDLTAAMPRHTSQLLGTNIVNLLKLATPGKDGALVLDMEDVVLRGMSVTGPDGVMWPPPPVQVSAAPAAPAAPPPPSEAELAAQRAAAEQAASAKAKRRTITYALLAVLLGLGLTFAPASFLPHITVFVLAVVVGYYVISQVSHSLHTPLMAQTNAISGIILVGALLQLGNADTWVTVLAFIAAAVASINIFGGFLVTYRMLGMFQKGA, via the coding sequence ATGAACATCGGCGTCCCCCGGCAACCCGACGGTGCCGGCCCCACCGTCTCAGCCACCCCCACGACCGTGATCGCCCTGATCAAGTTGGGCTATGAGGTGCTCGTGGAATCCGGCGCGGGGCAGCGCGCCACCTTCCCCGATGCCGCCTATGAGGCCGCGGGCGCCACGATCGGCACCGCCGAGCAGGCGTGGGGCGCGGACATCGTGGCACTCGTGCACACCCCCGGCGTCGAGGAGATCGCCCGCCTGAGCCCGGGCGCCACCCTGATCGCCCCGCTCGCCCCCGCGCAGCGCGGCGACCTCCTGGAGGCGCTCGCCCAGCGGCGCATCACGGCGCTCGCACTGGACGCCGTGCCCCGGATCTCCCGCGCGCAGGCCCTGGACATCCTCTCCACCCAGTCCAACATCGCCGGGTACCGTGCCGTCATCGAGGCCGCGGAGGCCTACGGCGGCATGTTCGCCGGGCAGGTCACCGCCGCCGGCAAGACCGCGCCGGCCACCGTGTTCGTGATCGGGGCCGGGGTCGCGGGCCTGGCGGCCATCGGTGCGGCAGCCAGCCTCGGTGCCACCGTGCGGGCCTTCGACGTGCGGCCCGAGGCCGCCGAGCAGATCGCCTCCATGGGGGGCGAACCCGTCATCGCCCCGCAGGCGCAGCAGGAGATCGCCGCCGACGGGTACGCCAAGCCGCTCACCGCCCAGCAGCAGGCGGCCGCGATGGACGTCTACGCCGTCGAGACCGCGGCGGCGGACGTGGTCATCACCACCGCCCTGGTGCGCGGCACCGCGCCCACCACGATCACCGAGGCGATGGTCCAGGCGATGCGCCCCGGCTCGGTGGTGGTCGACCTCGCGGCCTCCGGCGGCGGGAACTGCGAGGCCACCGTGCCGGGGGAACGGATCACCACACCCGGCGGCGTGGTCGTGATCGGCGAGAGGGACCTCACGGCCGCCATGCCCCGGCACACCTCCCAGCTGCTGGGCACCAACATCGTCAACCTCCTCAAGCTCGCCACCCCCGGCAAGGACGGGGCGCTCGTGCTGGACATGGAGGATGTGGTGCTGCGCGGCATGAGCGTCACCGGACCCGACGGCGTGATGTGGCCACCACCCCCGGTCCAGGTCTCCGCGGCCCCGGCCGCACCCGCTGCGCCCCCACCGCCGAGCGAGGCGGAACTGGCCGCCCAGCGCGCTGCCGCCGAGCAGGCGGCGAGCGCCAAGGCCAAGCGCCGCACCATCACCTACGCGCTCCTGGCGGTGCTGCTCGGTCTCGGGTTGACGTTCGCCCCCGCCTCCTTCCTGCCGCACATCACGGTGTTCGTGCTCGCGGTGGTGGTCGGGTACTACGTGATCTCCCAGGTCAGCCACTCCCTGCACACCCCGTTGATGGCGCAGACCAACGCGATCTCCGGGATCATCCTGGTCGGCGCGCTGCTGCAGTTGGGCAACGCGGACACCTGGGTCACCGTGCTGGCGTTCATCGCCGCCGCCGTGGCCTCCATCAACATCTTCGGCGGGTTCCTCGTCACCTACCGCATGCTCGGCATGTTCCAGAAGGGAGCCTGA
- a CDS encoding MurR/RpiR family transcriptional regulator, which produces MQQDALELVRLSRDRLSAQEGKVAAVVLERPEALLDATAGDLAILCEVSPATVARFCQSVGFSGYREFRIAMAATVSRGQAELERFELDTDEIDPADGIEDVIAKVRFHEVSAIEQTLRSLDRDSLERAVASVVAARRIEIVGFGASGLTAQDLHQKLRRIGHSCAYSPDVHLALPSAAVLAPGDCVLAVSHSGRTGEVLSVLDVALEAGATAIAVTNDPDSPLAHRADIVLTTRATERRFRSGAMASRSAQHAVLDVLFIRTAQETFGESSELLRRTYEAVARRQ; this is translated from the coding sequence ATGCAGCAGGACGCACTGGAACTCGTCCGTCTCTCCCGGGACCGGTTGAGCGCTCAGGAGGGAAAGGTCGCAGCCGTCGTCCTGGAACGTCCCGAGGCCCTCCTGGATGCCACGGCGGGCGACCTCGCGATCCTGTGCGAGGTCTCGCCGGCCACGGTCGCGCGATTCTGCCAGTCGGTGGGGTTCTCGGGTTACCGAGAGTTCCGCATCGCCATGGCGGCCACCGTCAGCCGCGGTCAGGCCGAGCTGGAACGGTTCGAACTCGACACCGACGAGATCGATCCGGCAGACGGCATCGAGGACGTGATCGCCAAGGTGCGGTTCCACGAGGTCAGCGCGATCGAGCAGACCCTGCGATCACTGGATCGCGACAGCCTCGAGCGCGCGGTGGCCTCGGTGGTCGCGGCGCGCCGGATCGAGATCGTCGGATTCGGCGCCAGCGGACTCACCGCTCAGGACCTGCACCAGAAACTGCGCCGCATCGGCCACTCGTGCGCCTACAGCCCCGACGTTCATCTCGCCCTGCCCTCCGCCGCGGTCCTCGCCCCCGGCGACTGTGTCCTCGCCGTCTCGCACTCCGGGCGGACGGGTGAGGTGCTGAGCGTGCTCGATGTGGCGCTGGAAGCAGGCGCTACGGCCATCGCGGTGACGAACGACCCGGATTCCCCGCTCGCCCACCGTGCGGACATCGTGCTCACCACCCGCGCCACCGAGAGGCGCTTCCGCTCGGGCGCGATGGCCAGCCGCAGCGCCCAGCATGCCGTGCTGGACGTGTTGTTCATCCGCACGGCTCAGGAGACCTTCGGGGAGTCGAGCGAACTCCTGCGCCGGACCTACGAGGCCGTGGCTCGCCGCCAGTGA